Below is a window of Camelina sativa cultivar DH55 chromosome 11, Cs, whole genome shotgun sequence DNA.
GAAGGCAAGCCCGTAGCCAAACAGATTGATAGGAGTGACAGTATCTTTAATCACAGACCAAGAGAAAGCAATCAAAAGCCAATCTTTAACCACACCAGCAACATTCATTGTCAAAGCAGAGGTCTTCCCAACCAAAAGGAACACAGCAAGGTTCAAAGCAAACGCACACACAGAGTTAGTCCCAAAAATCACGAAATCGAAGTGGAAGCTCGACGTTTCTCTGAGAACAGGGAGCTCAACGAAGATCCATGGGAAAAACAGGAACACCAAACAACAAGGAGCAACGTAGTACAGAGAAGTGACTGGATTAAGTTTGATATCTTTAGAACTAAGCAAGATCTGGATCAGAACCAACCTCGTTGCCTCAACAGCTACAGCACCAAGCTGAAGCATCACTCCCCACGTATCGAACTTAGCCTCGCCGTAAGCAGCAATGGCGACACCGAAAGAGATGGAGAGCATGTTAGTCATCGTCTCCGATTTGAAAGATTCTTTCTTTAAGAGTACCCCGATTGAGTAAACGGCGACAGGCATCAGAGCTTTGAGCATCTGAATGAAGGAGACGGAGAGGTAGATGTAAGCTGAATTGGagagccagagagagagagagtacaaaGCACCGATGGGTACAACAGATCTGATGTAAGTCTCTCGCGTCATTTTTTTAACTGGCTCAACGACTTTGAAGACTTTGATGACTACGACGGCGAGGGAAGAGCAAAACGCCATGTGGATCATGGTGAGCGTGATAGGGAATGGCCAGTTGTACATCTTCTTGTCGAGGATGTATTTGTTGTAGACGATGACGgagaagctgaggaagatcCAGATCGACACGTAGGTGTAGGAGAGGATGATCTTCTTGATGACTCCATCGCTTAGCGCACCGCCTTTTCCCATGGTGCCGGAAGAAGACGGAGGAGGAAGGGGTGATGCGCAGGATAGCAAAAAAGTGGCTCTCAGTGTTTTAAGAAGAGAGTCTTTACAGTCAATATTaatgggtttggtttgggtctGACTAAATGGTAAGCGAAGTTGGCTACCTATGACCAAATGGTTAGGCATGACTATGCTTATTGCTTATGCCTAATTGGCTACCTAAGAGAGGGTTTTTATTGAACAGAGGGTTTTATATTGATTAcgaaagaaattataattctattgtatttaatttaaaagaatttattgacaaatatatatatatatatattggttttagGAATTTAATAAATTGTAGTGTTATTCAATATTATTGATTGTTTTAATGATAATATGATTTGATTAGAATCTAATAgaaatcaaaaggaaaaaatgtgtgattttgataaaatttgtcaaATACTCTAAAATCTACTATCATTTTCTCTCctatttaattcttttaaattcaGTCATTGGTGGATATGATGTGCTTTAATTAGTTTACTGTATTACTTACTAGTCAATGACACAATGACTCAATGGTgttgtacatatatattgaGAGTTACTTTAACAATTAATCCCCATTAGTCAAACATTATCTCTAAAAGTTATTACTAGGGTGATAACCATTGAGTATATTTTTTCTCCCAAACATCTCGCCTAATTATTCGCGTATAGTTTCCTAGTCTCTCCTCACATTAACATCATCTCTAAACTGTTAGGtgtaaaagtgtatttttttttttgacaatttatgttattgatgaaaagtgaaaacagatAACTGAAGATCTTATTTgacaaatgaaagaaaaagctaacaaagactactaacaaaaaaaaattatgaaatatccAATAGTttggaggtaaaaaaaaaacttatgaaacaCAGAAATGACAAAAGTTATTCTTCACAATAACATTGTCATTGGTGAGAGAAAATCCTGCGAGAATTACACGACAATTGGTGGTTCatttttgacataaatgttGGCATTAAAGTAAATGTATTTTAACTTAAACGGTTATTATATTGATTATTGATTATTCTCTGGCCTAAACCATAACCTTAGACACATCACGAAATAAgatgaattttgaaaattaaaactcGTCACAAActtaaaaatagtaaatctaTAGATATAAACCAAACTTAACAAGAAGGCTTTAGAATATGTATAGAAAATGAAAGAACAATGGAACTTGAGTAGTTGGTGGTGCAGGTTCATCATGCAGTGTCATGCGGTGTCAGATTTAGAGCAGTCGGAAGTTCAGCATATGGTGTCGCGGATATAGCAATCGGTGCCGGAGGTTCAGCATATGGTTTGGCTGATGGAGGTTGCACATTGACATGATAATCACATTTGATGGGAATGGAGACAAAGCGACTAATTACATGCGCAAATTTGCAATACGAGGTGAGAGGCGTTCTTGGAGATGAAGAAGTGATGTTGATGTTATCCATGACAATGTTATCACAACCTGATTTTTGGTCACAATCTAGTTTTATTGCAGCAACATCGGCAACAACTGTCCCTTTAAAGTATTTATATGTCACGCCACTCACTTTCACCGCCGTTGCCTGAAAAATTTCACATCATGTATGaattattttacattatatagCTTGCAATAAATTATATAGCTTGCAATAAATTCCGAGCcttagatattaaaaaaaacgtgAGATTTGTCATGTGGAAATTTCAATATACCAAGGTTAGTTGAACATTATTTCAGTTATATTACATTCattcaatatttaatatatagattaaattttttacttACCATATTCAAtttaaatctatactaataaaaagtaggagctataagttCCTAAGGTCGTCTACATagaatttgacatatcacttattaacattttatacaatttctagaattttctatattaagaattattttaaacaacctatcatgatttgacatgtcattcattaacattttttaaaatttacagaattttttagaaaaagaaaaattttaaatttatggaaatcaaagaactaagcacaatatcccacatcagttagaaattttttagacaatagttcagaaccagtataaataagattaatatgcttccaacaacgaatgagcaggaaagcttgatttatcaggcgtccaagtttaaaagttttatttggtttgatctggttttttatttgatcaaattaaaactttaaacagtttcaaaaaaatattatagtattcaaaaattttaaaatttaaatattataaatattgaaactttaaaggttcttagcttttaaaaagtttttaaat
It encodes the following:
- the LOC104721593 gene encoding probable sugar phosphate/phosphate translocator At4g32390: MGKGGALSDGVIKKIILSYTYVSIWIFLSFSVIVYNKYILDKKMYNWPFPITLTMIHMAFCSSLAVVVIKVFKVVEPVKKMTRETYIRSVVPIGALYSLSLWLSNSAYIYLSVSFIQMLKALMPVAVYSIGVLLKKESFKSETMTNMLSISFGVAIAAYGEAKFDTWGVMLQLGAVAVEATRLVLIQILLSSKDIKLNPVTSLYYVAPCCLVFLFFPWIFVELPVLRETSSFHFDFVIFGTNSVCAFALNLAVFLLVGKTSALTMNVAGVVKDWLLIAFSWSVIKDTVTPINLFGYGLAFLGVAYYNHCKLQAAKAEDALKKVQQSDEEAAGKLLEERESEGAAKRNETED